The following are encoded together in the Saliniramus fredricksonii genome:
- a CDS encoding OmpA family protein: MRKTLFLIFALFFGAAATLVALTGSVQARGPIEGASAHPLVPLPPGGYITRDEFTDFAELTFPSAPREGREQTEFLEVEGAHTRKEYTIEGTDVATLRLYRSYLDYFENEGFDIVFNGFGDELGSRSGFTFIHTTFLAATPSTRADTVAYILARDASADTVIALTFYDRQNDRRIMVNAVDIAPMDTIDLFASPDTSDSEAEPAPAPVVQQADELEEGLLADGRVVVDAILFAFDSDEILPESAEALAVVGGLMRDRPELKLLVVGHTDGVGSFDYNLRLSLDRATAVVNWLRREHGIARERLRPAGAGPMSPITTNRTEQGRTLNRRVELVEMID, encoded by the coding sequence ATGCGCAAAACCCTCTTTTTGATTTTTGCCTTGTTCTTCGGCGCAGCCGCGACGCTCGTCGCGCTGACCGGGTCAGTCCAGGCCCGCGGCCCGATCGAAGGCGCGAGCGCCCATCCGCTGGTTCCGCTGCCGCCCGGCGGCTATATAACCCGCGATGAATTCACCGATTTCGCCGAACTCACCTTCCCATCCGCGCCGCGCGAGGGGCGGGAGCAGACGGAATTTCTCGAAGTCGAGGGCGCGCATACGCGCAAGGAATATACGATCGAGGGGACGGATGTCGCGACTTTGCGGCTGTATCGCAGCTATCTCGACTATTTCGAGAATGAGGGCTTCGACATCGTCTTCAACGGCTTCGGTGACGAGCTCGGCAGTCGCAGCGGCTTTACCTTCATTCACACCACCTTCCTCGCTGCGACGCCTTCGACCCGGGCCGATACCGTCGCCTATATCCTGGCCCGGGATGCGAGCGCGGACACCGTCATCGCGCTGACTTTCTATGATCGCCAGAATGACCGGCGCATCATGGTCAATGCCGTCGATATCGCGCCGATGGATACGATCGACCTGTTCGCCTCTCCCGATACGTCGGACTCCGAAGCCGAACCGGCGCCGGCTCCCGTCGTGCAGCAGGCCGATGAACTGGAGGAGGGGCTCCTCGCCGATGGCCGTGTCGTGGTCGATGCCATCCTCTTCGCCTTCGACAGTGACGAGATCCTGCCCGAATCCGCCGAGGCACTCGCTGTGGTCGGCGGTCTGATGCGCGACCGCCCGGAGCTGAAACTGCTCGTGGTCGGCCATACGGATGGTGTCGGCAGCTTCGATTACAATCTGCGCCTGTCGCTCGATCGTGCCACTGCCGTGGTGAACTGGCTGCGCCGCGAACACGGGATCGCCCGCGAGCGCCTGCGCCCCGCCGGTGCAGGGCCGATGTCGCCGATCACGACGAACCGCACGGAGCAGGGCCGCACCCTCAATCGGCGCGTGGAACTCGTCGAGATGATCGACTGA
- a CDS encoding glycoside hydrolase family 25 protein has product MPERLIPPPRFLPLFAVIALIASLAACSVFPDRYPLKGDNDPHNGVARVHRMPIHGIDVSHWQGDIDWHQARRAGTRFAFIKATEGGLHLDRKFHENWEGARRAGIPRGAYHFVFWCRDAAEQAAWFIENVPRARDALPPVLDVEWNNHSRKCSRHVPRDEALRKIRTMLSMMEAHYGQMPIIYTDINFHRDVLEGAHFDNPFWLRSVAAEPHERYRNRRFTFWQWTQTGTVPGIRGEVDRNVFYGSEGEWSQFLSTQCDPRDLDRLYQRGVCRVK; this is encoded by the coding sequence ATGCCCGAACGCCTGATCCCGCCCCCCCGTTTCCTGCCGCTTTTCGCCGTCATCGCTCTGATTGCGAGCCTTGCGGCGTGTTCGGTCTTCCCCGATCGCTATCCGCTGAAGGGCGACAATGATCCCCATAACGGCGTCGCGCGGGTGCATCGCATGCCGATCCACGGCATCGACGTGTCGCACTGGCAGGGGGATATCGACTGGCATCAGGCGCGCCGCGCCGGAACGCGCTTCGCCTTCATCAAGGCGACCGAAGGGGGTTTGCATCTCGATCGCAAGTTCCACGAAAACTGGGAAGGCGCACGCCGAGCCGGCATTCCGCGCGGGGCGTATCACTTCGTCTTCTGGTGTCGCGATGCGGCCGAGCAGGCGGCCTGGTTCATCGAGAACGTGCCGCGCGCGCGCGATGCGCTGCCGCCGGTGCTCGACGTCGAATGGAACAACCATTCGCGCAAATGCTCCCGCCATGTCCCCCGGGACGAAGCCTTGCGCAAGATCCGCACCATGCTGTCCATGATGGAGGCCCATTACGGGCAGATGCCGATCATCTATACCGATATCAATTTCCATCGCGACGTTCTCGAGGGCGCGCATTTCGACAACCCCTTCTGGCTTCGCTCCGTCGCCGCCGAACCGCATGAACGCTATCGCAACCGCCGCTTTACCTTCTGGCAGTGGACGCAGACCGGAACCGTGCCGGGTATTCGCGGCGAGGTTGATCGCAACGTCTTCTACGGCAGTGAGGGGGAATGGTCGCAGTTCCTCTCCACGCAATGCGACCCGCGCGATCTCGACCGGTTGTATCAGCGCGGGGTCTGCCGCGTGAAGTGA
- the cysK gene encoding cysteine synthase A has translation MSDETRARGFGRGRIYDSITQTIADTPLVRLARMPAAHGVDAEILLKLEFFNPIASVKDRIGVAMIDSLEAQGLVRPGGVLIEPTSGNTGIALAFVAAARGYRLILVMPETMSMERRKMLSFLGAELELTPGPLGMRGALNRARELCDTIPGAVIPQQFANPANPQIHRETTAEEIWADTGGNVDIIVSAIGTGGTITGVASVLKARNPDLQVIAVEPEDSPVLSGGQPGPHKIQGIGAGFVPEILDRDLIDEVITVGNQTAFDFSRALARNEGIPGGISTGANLAAALEVGARPENRGKRIVTFACSFAERYISSALFEGL, from the coding sequence ATGAGCGACGAGACAAGGGCACGCGGTTTCGGTCGGGGCCGCATCTACGATTCGATCACGCAGACCATCGCGGATACGCCTCTGGTGCGGCTCGCGCGCATGCCGGCTGCACACGGAGTCGATGCCGAGATCCTTCTGAAGCTCGAATTCTTCAACCCGATCGCGAGCGTCAAGGACCGTATCGGCGTTGCCATGATCGATTCCCTCGAGGCGCAGGGGCTGGTGCGCCCCGGCGGGGTGCTGATCGAGCCGACATCGGGCAATACCGGCATCGCGCTCGCCTTCGTGGCGGCGGCGCGCGGCTATCGCCTGATCCTCGTCATGCCCGAGACGATGTCGATGGAGCGGCGCAAGATGCTCAGCTTTCTGGGTGCTGAACTTGAGCTCACGCCTGGCCCGCTGGGCATGCGCGGCGCCTTGAACCGGGCCCGCGAACTGTGCGATACGATCCCTGGCGCGGTAATCCCGCAGCAATTCGCCAATCCGGCCAATCCGCAGATCCATCGCGAAACCACGGCAGAGGAAATCTGGGCTGATACGGGCGGCAATGTCGATATCATCGTCTCGGCGATCGGTACCGGCGGCACCATTACCGGCGTCGCAAGCGTGCTGAAGGCGCGCAATCCCGATCTCCAGGTGATCGCGGTCGAGCCCGAGGATTCGCCGGTGCTCTCGGGCGGCCAGCCCGGTCCACACAAGATTCAGGGGATCGGCGCCGGCTTCGTGCCCGAGATTCTCGACCGCGACCTGATCGACGAAGTCATCACCGTGGGCAACCAGACCGCCTTCGATTTTTCCCGGGCGCTCGCACGCAATGAAGGCATTCCCGGCGGGATATCCACGGGCGCCAATCTCGCGGCGGCCCTGGAAGTGGGGGCGCGTCCGGAGAATCGCGGCAAGCGCATCGTCACCTTCGCCTGCTCCTTCGCCGAGCGCTATATTTCGAGTGCCCTGTTCGAGGGGCTGTGA
- a CDS encoding helix-turn-helix domain-containing protein — protein sequence MSKSSFAERLARQGRVRAIPRVNSGSREEIVLKPDHVAPDVIAATLAMVARGTTKLKAKRAIERALCDGAAIITLSQVDDATALSDELRSAGISVAFRSAADRDLKAHFSARLKALRARLGMSQEEFARTYNLETKTIQGWEIGKVPDRGNRHLIRMIEKEPVTIQQLVNEG from the coding sequence ATGTCGAAATCGTCATTCGCGGAGCGTCTCGCACGACAGGGGCGCGTCCGGGCCATACCCCGCGTGAATTCAGGTTCCCGGGAAGAGATCGTCCTGAAACCCGATCACGTCGCGCCCGACGTGATCGCCGCGACCCTGGCCATGGTCGCGCGCGGCACCACGAAGCTCAAGGCCAAGCGTGCGATCGAGCGGGCCTTGTGCGACGGTGCTGCGATCATCACGCTTTCGCAGGTGGACGATGCAACGGCGCTTTCCGATGAACTCCGGTCCGCCGGGATCAGCGTCGCCTTCCGCAGCGCCGCCGACCGGGATCTGAAGGCACACTTCTCTGCACGGCTGAAGGCTCTGCGCGCACGCCTCGGCATGTCGCAGGAAGAATTCGCGCGGACCTATAATCTCGAAACGAAGACCATTCAGGGCTGGGAGATCGGCAAGGTCCCCGACCGCGGCAACCGGCACCTGATCCGCATGATCGAAAAGGAGCCGGTCACGATCCAACAGCTCGTCAACGAGGGGTAA
- the mutY gene encoding A/G-specific adenine glycosylase has protein sequence MPAADPADLLVWYDRHRRRLPWRAMPGERADPYRVWLSEIMLQQTTVQAVKPYFERFLTRFPDVESLAVAPQDAVMQAWAGLGYYSRARNLHACAQVVARDHGGRFPADETALRALPGIGAYTAAAIAAIAFGIPAAAVDGNVERVVSRLIALEEPLPAAKPHIREVTQAMVPQARSGDFAQAMMDLGATICTPRRPACALCPWMVACVARREGLQESFPRKAKKAPRQIRYGAAFVAERADGAILLRTRPSSGLLGGMAEVPGSDWRADYPLSQAILDAPCEARWRRMPGIVRHVFTHFPLELTVFHARLDRQAGAPEGMRFTGADELADEALPSVMRKVLAHALPQFGAPADKGGGKREPASRKRSGKKDAVEK, from the coding sequence ATGCCGGCCGCCGACCCGGCGGATCTGCTCGTCTGGTATGACCGCCATCGCCGCCGGCTGCCCTGGCGCGCCATGCCGGGGGAGCGAGCCGATCCCTATCGCGTCTGGCTGTCGGAAATCATGCTGCAACAGACCACCGTGCAGGCGGTCAAACCGTATTTCGAGCGCTTTCTCACCCGGTTTCCGGATGTGGAGAGCCTCGCGGTGGCGCCGCAGGATGCGGTGATGCAGGCCTGGGCCGGGCTCGGTTATTATTCGCGGGCGCGCAACCTGCATGCCTGCGCGCAGGTCGTCGCGCGCGATCATGGCGGGCGCTTTCCCGCCGACGAGACGGCCCTGCGCGCGCTTCCGGGAATCGGGGCCTATACGGCGGCGGCGATCGCGGCGATCGCCTTCGGCATTCCCGCCGCCGCCGTCGACGGCAATGTCGAGCGGGTGGTCAGCCGGCTGATCGCGCTGGAGGAGCCGTTACCGGCGGCGAAGCCGCATATCCGCGAAGTGACGCAGGCGATGGTGCCGCAGGCGCGATCCGGTGATTTCGCCCAGGCGATGATGGATCTCGGCGCCACGATCTGCACGCCCAGGCGCCCTGCCTGCGCGCTCTGTCCCTGGATGGTGGCCTGTGTCGCGCGCCGGGAGGGCTTGCAGGAGAGTTTTCCGCGCAAGGCAAAGAAGGCCCCACGCCAGATCCGCTACGGCGCAGCTTTCGTGGCCGAGCGCGCCGATGGCGCCATCCTGCTGCGCACGCGCCCGTCGAGTGGACTGCTCGGCGGGATGGCGGAGGTGCCGGGCAGCGACTGGCGCGCGGATTATCCGCTGAGCCAGGCCATCCTCGACGCGCCCTGTGAGGCACGCTGGCGGCGGATGCCGGGGATCGTACGCCATGTCTTCACTCATTTTCCGCTGGAACTGACCGTATTCCACGCCCGGCTCGACAGGCAGGCCGGGGCGCCCGAGGGCATGCGTTTCACCGGTGCCGACGAACTCGCCGACGAGGCGCTGCCCAGCGTCATGCGCAAGGTCCTCGCGCATGCCCTGCCGCAATTCGGCGCGCCGGCAGACAAGGGGGGCGGAAAGAGAGAACCGGCGTCACGGAAACGGTCCGGAAAAAAAGACGCCGTGGAGAAGTAA